One part of the Granulicella arctica genome encodes these proteins:
- a CDS encoding SDR family oxidoreductase, with product MSTSPATSSSLQTAGHSGPKKILVLGATSGIAEATCRIWAKQGARLFLVARNADKLAAVAADLKTRGASYVDTAAVDLDDTAQHPALLAHAVNSLTGMDVAYLAHGVLGDQPRAEQEFAHAAQILHTNFVAPVSLLTWLSNYCVQRHAGVLAVISSVAGDRGRKSNYLYGSSKAGLSAFLGGLRNRVDREGVTVLTIKPGPVRTAMTSAMKGSEKFADVNKVAQSIAAAIDKRKDTLYVPFQWQPILFVIRNIPERVFKKLNL from the coding sequence ATGAGTACTTCACCTGCGACTTCCTCCTCTCTTCAGACTGCCGGCCACAGTGGTCCGAAGAAGATTCTTGTGCTTGGCGCGACCTCCGGGATCGCCGAAGCGACGTGCCGCATTTGGGCGAAGCAGGGTGCTCGGCTTTTTCTTGTTGCTCGCAATGCGGACAAGCTGGCGGCTGTGGCTGCCGATCTGAAGACGCGGGGCGCCAGCTACGTCGATACGGCGGCCGTTGACCTGGATGACACGGCGCAGCATCCGGCGTTGCTGGCCCATGCGGTCAACTCGCTGACGGGGATGGATGTCGCATACCTGGCGCATGGGGTGCTTGGGGACCAGCCGCGAGCGGAGCAGGAGTTCGCGCATGCCGCGCAGATTCTGCATACGAACTTTGTTGCGCCGGTCTCGCTGCTGACGTGGCTGTCGAACTATTGTGTGCAGCGTCATGCGGGTGTGCTGGCGGTGATCTCGTCGGTGGCGGGGGATCGTGGGCGCAAGTCGAACTATCTGTATGGCTCGTCGAAGGCCGGGCTTTCAGCATTCCTGGGTGGGTTGCGCAATCGCGTGGACCGCGAGGGTGTGACGGTACTGACGATCAAGCCGGGGCCGGTGAGGACGGCGATGACGAGCGCGATGAAAGGCTCGGAGAAGTTTGCCGATGTGAATAAGGTTGCGCAGAGCATTGCCGCGGCCATCGACAAGCGGAAGGACACACTGTATGTGCCGTTCCAGTGGCAGCCGATCCTGTTTGTGATCCGGAATATTCCGGAGCGGGTGTTCAAGAAACTCAATCTCTGA
- a CDS encoding NYN domain-containing protein, whose amino-acid sequence MERVAVFVDAGYLFAQGATNLISSKVSRSQLTLNAAEVINQLKSLAQTQSGGRTLLRVYWYDGAKSGPTVEQITLADMNDVKVRLGTINSAGQQKGVDSLLVTDMIDLARNQAISDAVVVTGDGDLRIAVQIAQTFGVRVHLVGLEPCSGSQSRLLRQEADTTYEISKVEIGKFLSVSTHSAQSTSLIAAIPLPPGSKASFESGKKLSIATLIAQIPTDTHSALDAAIGNSDIIPSQYDRRLLGACRGAIGRDLSGDERRILRKAFIVELRNLRVTPTP is encoded by the coding sequence GTGGAACGAGTTGCGGTTTTTGTCGATGCTGGATACCTCTTTGCTCAAGGTGCAACAAACCTAATCAGTAGTAAAGTCAGCAGATCTCAACTTACATTGAACGCAGCTGAAGTTATCAATCAGCTTAAATCGCTTGCTCAGACACAGAGCGGCGGTCGAACACTTCTGAGGGTCTATTGGTACGATGGTGCGAAGTCTGGACCGACTGTAGAACAAATCACGCTTGCCGATATGAACGATGTAAAAGTTCGTCTCGGCACTATCAATAGTGCTGGACAACAAAAGGGTGTCGACTCTCTGCTCGTAACAGACATGATCGATCTGGCACGAAATCAAGCTATTTCCGATGCCGTGGTTGTGACTGGAGATGGTGATCTTAGAATTGCTGTTCAGATCGCACAAACTTTTGGCGTGAGGGTCCATCTGGTGGGATTGGAGCCATGTAGTGGATCGCAGTCTCGTCTCCTTCGCCAAGAAGCAGATACCACATACGAGATCAGTAAAGTAGAGATTGGAAAATTCCTTTCAGTTTCTACACACTCTGCTCAATCTACATCGCTTATAGCAGCGATCCCTTTGCCCCCGGGCTCGAAAGCTAGCTTTGAGAGCGGCAAAAAACTGAGCATAGCGACATTGATCGCCCAAATTCCTACAGATACGCACTCTGCTCTTGATGCAGCAATTGGGAATTCAGACATAATTCCATCGCAGTATGATCGCAGACTCCTAGGAGCTTGCCGAGGAGCAATCGGTCGAGATCTGTCGGGAGATGAGCGACGCATTCTTCGCAAGGCATTCATCGTAGAGTTGCGGAACTTGCGTGTTACTCCCACTCCCTAA
- a CDS encoding transglutaminase family protein has translation MYYSIRHLTKFLYSNPVSESMMETRMHPRSDLNQRCLTFHLSVSPRCRVFSYRDHLANHVHHFDIPGQHGQLVIVAESLVEMQPAMPIPAFLAPSAWDELDALVEQGDYWEMLFPSEFTKPTPLLDELAAQFDVRRRDDPLMVLHQLNEQIYNYFDYKPKSTKVDSPIDVALTSRKGVCQDFAHIMITLVRSKLRIPCRYVSGYLFHGESHHDRSVNSATHAWIEALIPQLGWVGFDPTNLLVAGDRHIRTAIGRDYDDVPPTHGMFRGRANSELTVAVRVTPSEGTPLLDQELPVPEDWSTLVEKATQLPEQPPPPSRLQQQMAQQQ, from the coding sequence ATGTACTATTCCATCCGCCATCTGACGAAGTTCCTCTACAGCAATCCGGTCAGCGAAAGCATGATGGAGACTCGCATGCACCCGCGCAGCGATCTCAACCAGCGCTGCCTGACCTTCCATCTCTCCGTCAGCCCGCGTTGTCGCGTCTTCAGCTACCGCGACCACCTCGCCAACCACGTCCACCACTTCGACATCCCCGGCCAGCACGGCCAGCTCGTCATCGTCGCCGAGTCGCTAGTCGAGATGCAGCCCGCAATGCCCATCCCAGCCTTCCTCGCGCCCAGCGCCTGGGACGAGCTCGACGCACTAGTCGAACAAGGCGACTACTGGGAGATGCTCTTCCCCAGCGAGTTCACAAAGCCCACCCCACTGCTCGACGAGCTCGCCGCGCAGTTCGACGTACGCCGCCGCGACGACCCTCTGATGGTCCTGCATCAGCTCAACGAGCAGATCTACAACTACTTCGACTACAAGCCCAAATCAACCAAGGTCGATTCGCCGATCGACGTCGCTCTCACCAGCCGCAAAGGCGTCTGTCAGGACTTCGCCCACATCATGATCACGCTGGTTCGGTCGAAGCTCCGCATCCCCTGCCGCTACGTCAGCGGCTACCTCTTCCACGGCGAGAGCCACCACGACCGCTCTGTCAACTCCGCCACCCACGCCTGGATCGAAGCGCTCATTCCGCAGCTCGGCTGGGTCGGCTTCGATCCCACCAACCTGCTCGTCGCAGGCGACCGCCACATCCGCACCGCCATCGGCCGCGACTACGACGACGTCCCCCCCACGCACGGCATGTTCCGCGGCCGCGCCAACAGCGAGCTCACCGTCGCCGTCCGCGTCACCCCCAGCGAAGGTACACCCCTCCTCGACCAGGAGCTACCCGTCCCCGAAGATTGGTCCACCCTCGTCGAAAAAGCCACCCAGCTCCCCGAGCAGCCCCCACCGCCCAGCCGCCTCCAACAGCAGATGGCCCAGCAGCAGTAG